A window from Halomicrobium urmianum encodes these proteins:
- a CDS encoding DUF309 domain-containing protein: protein MRPHLRAGVAVYNEGRRHAAHDAWEERWLDLTEGEDERLLHGLIQLSAVVYHADEGNRPGAQGLAGSAGEYLADLPADYRGVNLDDVRPFLAEVAADPEHAERSEPPELTFEGVALGYDDLGFQSTAVAAEALAEADGYDEDTIEQAVRYAREDLAKRGVDTMADDVGGAVQRGAAGDDTFVSLLFAFVRDAERRPLVAERLGQHVRRRESRESDVEGLFE from the coding sequence ATGCGTCCCCACCTCCGAGCAGGCGTCGCCGTCTACAACGAGGGGCGACGACACGCCGCCCACGACGCCTGGGAAGAGCGCTGGCTGGACCTGACGGAGGGCGAGGACGAGCGGCTGCTCCACGGCCTGATCCAGCTGTCCGCCGTGGTCTACCACGCCGACGAGGGCAACAGGCCGGGCGCGCAGGGGCTGGCCGGGAGCGCCGGAGAGTACCTGGCGGACCTGCCCGCCGACTACCGCGGCGTGAACCTGGACGACGTCCGGCCCTTCCTCGCCGAGGTCGCCGCGGACCCCGAACACGCCGAGCGGAGCGAGCCGCCCGAGCTCACCTTCGAGGGGGTCGCGCTGGGCTACGACGACCTCGGGTTCCAGTCGACGGCCGTCGCGGCCGAGGCGCTGGCCGAGGCCGACGGCTACGACGAGGACACGATCGAGCAGGCGGTCAGGTACGCGCGCGAGGACCTGGCGAAGCGCGGCGTCGACACGATGGCCGACGACGTCGGCGGGGCCGTCCAGCGCGGCGCGGCCGGAGACGACACGTTCGTGAGCCTCCTGTTCGCGTTCGTCCGCGACGCGGAACGGCGGCCGCTCGTCGCCGAGCGGCTCGGACAGCACGTCCGGCGGCGGGAATCGCGGGAGTCGGACGTCGAAGGGCTGTTCGAGTGA
- a CDS encoding HD domain-containing protein gives MDAPVDVPPERLPEDTERFERLAELMHEEVAGDSGGHALDHAWRVFALGLRLADAEGADPEIGGAAALVHDLHRSMGEGYTHPEESLPQVRELLDAAGVPDEQVPAICHCVAVHDGYGFDYGPDCDDPETVETEVLRDVDNLDAIGAVGLARTFAYGGARGNPIGRPGNRPEGGTTVGHFHEKLLRLGEDMHTGRGEELAAERTAFLESFLERFAAEWQGQA, from the coding sequence ATGGACGCCCCCGTCGACGTACCGCCCGAACGGCTCCCCGAAGACACGGAGCGCTTCGAGCGACTCGCGGAGCTGATGCACGAGGAGGTCGCCGGCGATTCCGGCGGGCACGCGCTCGACCACGCCTGGCGGGTGTTCGCGCTGGGGCTGCGGCTGGCGGACGCCGAGGGGGCTGATCCCGAGATCGGCGGCGCGGCGGCGCTGGTCCACGACCTGCATCGCTCGATGGGCGAGGGGTACACCCATCCGGAGGAGAGCCTGCCGCAGGTGCGCGAACTGCTCGACGCGGCCGGCGTACCGGACGAGCAGGTCCCCGCGATCTGCCACTGCGTGGCGGTCCACGACGGCTACGGCTTCGACTACGGACCGGACTGCGACGACCCGGAGACGGTCGAGACCGAGGTGCTGCGGGATGTCGACAATCTGGACGCCATCGGTGCGGTGGGGCTAGCGCGGACCTTCGCCTACGGCGGGGCGCGCGGAAATCCGATCGGTCGCCCCGGGAATCGTCCGGAAGGCGGGACGACGGTGGGTCACTTCCACGAGAAGCTGCTGCGCCTCGGCGAGGACATGCATACCGGGCGCGGGGAGGAACTGGCCGCCGAGCGGACGGCCTTCCTGGAGTCGTTTCTGGAGCGGTTTGCGGCGGAGTGGCAGGGGCAAGCCTGA
- a CDS encoding single-stranded DNA binding protein, producing the protein MGAIEDIYADLDTDVSEEEFREAVEEKVEQMGGLADTETAAMLIAHELSENEVNAIADIEPGMQEVKFLAKVVGVGDLRTFERDGDGEEEPDEGRVINVEAADETGTVRLAFWDGQAQAIADGEMEVGQVLRIKGRPKEGYNGLEVSVDKAEPDEDATIDVEPGEGSTIDALTMGQSDVNVRGLVLDTDSVRTFDRDDGSEGRVANLTIGDETGRVRVTLWDERANRAEEIESGTAVEVVDGYVREREGSLELHVGDRGAVDEVDEEVAFEPDADPIEAVEIGDTADIAGVVRSADPKRTFDRDDGSEGQVRNLRIQDETGDIRVALWGDKADTDLAPGDELLAADVEIDDGWQDDKEASANWQSTVVVLDDAATGGAGAASGGTGDATASADGGDAGLDAFTDEGGDGGAGASGGSSEDADASDGSDDGEPVEFTGTVVQTGNPVVLDDGEQTMTVETDATVQLGQEVTARGTLDGDRLDADDVF; encoded by the coding sequence ATGGGCGCTATAGAGGACATCTACGCGGATCTCGACACCGACGTCTCGGAGGAGGAGTTCCGCGAGGCCGTCGAGGAGAAGGTCGAGCAGATGGGTGGCCTCGCCGACACCGAGACGGCGGCGATGCTGATCGCCCACGAGCTCTCGGAGAACGAGGTCAACGCGATCGCGGACATCGAGCCGGGGATGCAGGAGGTGAAGTTCCTCGCGAAGGTCGTGGGCGTCGGCGACCTGCGCACGTTCGAGCGCGACGGTGACGGCGAGGAGGAACCCGACGAGGGCCGGGTGATCAACGTCGAGGCCGCAGACGAGACGGGCACGGTTCGGCTGGCGTTCTGGGACGGGCAGGCCCAGGCCATCGCCGACGGCGAGATGGAGGTCGGTCAGGTGCTTCGCATCAAGGGCCGGCCGAAGGAGGGCTACAACGGGCTGGAGGTCTCCGTCGACAAGGCGGAACCGGACGAGGACGCGACGATCGACGTCGAGCCGGGCGAGGGGTCGACCATCGACGCGCTGACGATGGGCCAGTCGGACGTGAACGTCCGCGGGCTGGTGCTGGACACGGACTCCGTGCGGACCTTCGACCGCGACGACGGCAGCGAGGGCCGCGTGGCGAACCTGACCATCGGCGACGAGACGGGCCGCGTCCGGGTGACGCTGTGGGACGAGCGGGCCAACCGCGCCGAGGAGATCGAGTCGGGAACCGCGGTCGAAGTCGTGGACGGCTACGTCCGCGAGCGCGAGGGCAGTCTGGAGTTACACGTCGGCGACCGCGGCGCCGTCGACGAGGTCGACGAGGAGGTCGCCTTCGAGCCCGACGCCGACCCCATCGAGGCCGTCGAGATCGGCGACACGGCCGACATCGCGGGCGTCGTCCGCTCCGCCGACCCCAAGCGCACCTTCGACCGCGACGACGGCAGCGAGGGGCAGGTCCGCAACCTCCGCATCCAGGACGAGACGGGCGACATCCGCGTCGCGCTGTGGGGCGACAAGGCCGACACGGACCTCGCGCCGGGGGACGAACTGCTGGCCGCCGACGTCGAGATCGACGACGGCTGGCAGGACGACAAGGAGGCCTCGGCCAACTGGCAGTCCACGGTGGTCGTGCTGGACGACGCGGCCACGGGCGGCGCGGGGGCGGCGTCGGGCGGCACCGGCGACGCGACCGCGAGCGCCGACGGCGGCGACGCGGGGCTGGACGCCTTCACCGACGAGGGCGGCGACGGCGGAGCCGGTGCGTCCGGCGGTTCCAGCGAGGACGCGGACGCCAGCGACGGATCCGACGACGGCGAGCCCGTGGAGTTCACGGGTACGGTCGTCCAGACCGGCAACCCCGTGGTGCTCGACGACGGCGAGCAGACGATGACCGTCGAGACCGACGCGACGGTCCAGCTCGGCCAGGAAGTGACCGCGCGCGGGACGCTCGACGGCGACCGGCTGGACGCCGACGACGTGTTCTGA
- a CDS encoding histone: MSVELPFAPVDSVIRRNAGGLRVSAEAAEELARRIQDRGAELAEQAAEAATTDGRKTLMPQDFGVTDARDKDDLELPIAPVDRIARLDIDGRYRVAMDARVALADVLEEYADDVAAAAAELARHADRRTIKAEDVEAYFELERYY; encoded by the coding sequence ATGAGCGTCGAGCTACCGTTCGCCCCGGTCGACTCCGTCATCAGACGGAACGCCGGGGGGTTGCGGGTGAGCGCCGAGGCGGCCGAGGAACTGGCCCGTCGCATTCAGGACCGCGGTGCGGAGCTGGCGGAGCAGGCCGCCGAGGCGGCGACCACCGACGGCCGGAAGACGCTGATGCCCCAGGACTTCGGCGTGACCGACGCCCGTGACAAGGACGACCTCGAGTTGCCCATCGCGCCCGTTGATCGCATCGCCCGCCTCGACATCGACGGTCGCTACCGCGTGGCCATGGACGCCCGCGTGGCGCTGGCCGACGTGCTGGAGGAGTACGCCGACGACGTGGCCGCGGCCGCGGCGGAGCTGGCCCGCCACGCCGACCGTCGCACGATCAAGGCCGAGGACGTCGAGGCCTACTTCGAACTCGAGCGGTACTACTGA
- a CDS encoding histone deacetylase family protein, protein MNFGYREVCLDHDTGKRHPESPDRLRAIRRGLAECHDVEYVAPDDADVDLIKSVHDPDYVDEVRDFCESGGGNWDADTVACEDTWPAILASAGLAEWAAERALAGDEGRETPFALGRPPGHHAVADDAMGFCFVNNVSVAAQAALESNADRVAIVDWDVHHGNGTQDIWYDDGDVLFASLHEEGLYPGTGEVQETGEGDGEMRTINVPYPPGADTTDYLAAVDEVIGPSFRAFDPDLVLVSAGFDAHRHDPISRMEVSSEGYGLLADRVRSIADDCDAGLAFVLEGGYNLDTLTDSLTTVHEVFDRYSPSTPDVDEVSEGAREVLDELIDQGFGDD, encoded by the coding sequence ATGAACTTCGGCTACCGCGAGGTCTGTCTGGACCACGACACGGGCAAGCGCCACCCCGAGAGCCCCGACCGGCTCCGAGCGATCAGGCGCGGCCTCGCGGAGTGTCACGACGTCGAGTACGTCGCTCCGGACGACGCCGACGTGGACCTGATCAAGTCGGTCCACGACCCCGACTACGTCGACGAGGTCAGGGACTTCTGCGAGTCCGGCGGCGGTAACTGGGACGCCGACACGGTGGCCTGCGAGGACACGTGGCCGGCGATCCTGGCCAGCGCCGGCCTCGCCGAGTGGGCCGCCGAGCGCGCGCTGGCCGGCGACGAGGGCAGGGAGACTCCGTTCGCGCTGGGCCGGCCGCCGGGCCATCACGCCGTCGCCGACGACGCCATGGGCTTTTGCTTCGTCAACAACGTCTCCGTCGCGGCGCAGGCGGCCCTCGAATCCAACGCCGACCGCGTCGCAATCGTCGACTGGGACGTCCACCACGGCAACGGCACGCAGGACATCTGGTACGACGACGGCGACGTGCTGTTCGCCTCCCTCCACGAGGAGGGGCTCTACCCCGGCACCGGCGAGGTCCAGGAGACCGGTGAGGGGGACGGCGAGATGCGGACGATCAACGTCCCCTACCCGCCGGGTGCCGACACCACCGACTACCTCGCGGCGGTCGACGAGGTGATCGGCCCCTCGTTCCGCGCGTTCGATCCCGACCTGGTGCTGGTCAGCGCCGGCTTCGACGCTCACCGCCACGACCCCATCTCCCGGATGGAGGTCTCCTCGGAGGGCTACGGCCTGCTGGCCGACCGCGTGCGCTCCATCGCCGACGACTGCGACGCCGGCCTCGCGTTCGTCCTCGAGGGCGGCTACAACCTCGACACCCTCACCGACAGCCTCACCACCGTCCACGAGGTGTTCGATCGGTACTCCCCCTCGACGCCCGACGTAGACGAGGTCAGCGAGGGCGCCCGCGAGGTGCTGGACGAGTTGATCGATCAGGGGTTCGGAGACGACTGA
- the cca gene encoding CCA tRNA nucleotidyltransferase, translating into MDEVDVVVERVRERVVPDDWERAELQRVAAEVIDRAETAVADLPVDAEVIQVGSTARGTWVSGDRDVDVFVAFPADLDRERLEEYGLDVGHAVLPGGHEEYAEHPYVKGEVEGYDVDLVPCYDLDDATDIRSAVDRTPFHTRYLEERLDDRLADEVRVCKQFLKGIGAYGSDLRTRGFSGFLTELLVLEYGGVREFLAAAADWHPPVRLDPEDHGRAEFDDPLVVIDPTDPERNVAAVLSAERLASLQHYAREFVADPREALFEPREPDPLDADEVRAAISDRGTTPVAVVFDAPDVVEDQLWPQLFRSLGGVTDELDRRGFDVLRGATWAHDRAVLFAELAVAERPAIERHEGPPVHVRDHAEGFYGKYADGDAYGPFVADDRYVVERDREYAAAAAFLRSDALFDVALGAHVESALEAGYDVLVGDDVADLADAFGPEFAEYFDPRP; encoded by the coding sequence ATGGACGAGGTCGACGTCGTCGTCGAACGGGTACGCGAGCGCGTCGTGCCCGACGACTGGGAACGCGCCGAGTTGCAGCGAGTCGCCGCGGAGGTGATCGACCGGGCCGAGACCGCCGTGGCCGACCTGCCGGTCGACGCCGAGGTGATCCAGGTCGGCTCCACCGCCCGGGGGACGTGGGTGTCCGGGGACCGCGACGTGGACGTGTTCGTCGCGTTCCCGGCCGACCTGGACCGCGAGCGACTGGAGGAGTACGGCCTCGACGTCGGCCACGCCGTCCTCCCCGGGGGCCACGAAGAGTACGCGGAGCACCCCTACGTCAAAGGCGAGGTCGAGGGCTACGACGTGGACCTGGTGCCCTGCTACGACCTCGACGACGCCACGGACATCCGCTCCGCGGTCGACCGGACGCCGTTCCATACGCGCTACCTCGAAGAACGACTGGACGACCGGCTGGCCGACGAGGTGCGGGTCTGCAAGCAGTTCCTGAAGGGGATCGGGGCCTACGGCAGCGACCTCCGGACGCGGGGGTTCTCGGGCTTCCTGACGGAGTTGCTGGTGCTTGAGTACGGCGGCGTCCGCGAGTTCCTGGCGGCGGCCGCCGACTGGCACCCGCCGGTCCGCCTCGACCCGGAGGACCACGGGCGGGCGGAGTTCGACGACCCGCTGGTGGTGATCGACCCGACCGACCCCGAGCGCAACGTCGCCGCCGTCCTCTCGGCCGAGCGGCTGGCGAGCCTCCAGCACTACGCCCGCGAGTTCGTCGCCGACCCCCGTGAGGCGCTGTTCGAGCCCCGCGAGCCCGACCCGCTGGACGCCGACGAGGTGCGGGCGGCGATCTCGGACCGGGGCACGACGCCCGTCGCGGTGGTCTTCGACGCGCCCGACGTCGTCGAGGACCAGCTCTGGCCGCAGCTCTTCCGGTCGCTGGGCGGTGTCACCGACGAACTCGACCGCCGCGGGTTCGACGTGCTCCGGGGGGCCACCTGGGCCCACGACCGGGCCGTCCTGTTCGCCGAACTCGCGGTCGCCGAGCGCCCGGCGATCGAGCGCCACGAGGGCCCGCCCGTCCACGTCCGCGACCACGCGGAGGGGTTCTACGGGAAGTACGCCGACGGCGACGCCTACGGTCCCTTCGTCGCGGACGACCGCTACGTCGTCGAGCGCGACCGGGAGTACGCCGCCGCCGCAGCGTTCCTCCGCAGCGACGCCCTCTTCGACGTCGCGCTGGGCGCTCACGTCGAATCGGCGCTGGAGGCGGGCTACGACGTCCTCGTCGGCGACGACGTGGCCGACTTGGCCGACGCGTTCGGGCCGGAGTTCGCCGAGTACTTCGATCCTCGACCGTAG